The genomic DNA aaaagagacaagAGAGGGGGAAGAAACTGACTTGCTTAAAACTCTTGCTATATCCTGGAGAATGGGTTTTAATTATGATTGTGATTGTAGTTAAGTGCcttcaactaatggtgaccctgtcctagggttttctttgttATTTAGATGAAGTTTGATTTTGCTGTTCAGAAGCTGAAAGTGACTTGccagagtcacccagtgtgtttccagggATGAACAGAGATTTTAACCTTGGACTCCTAGTCCAAaatacaaaccactacaccatgctcagattatttttaatgtgaGATTAATCCTCCTTCACAAACTTTATACAGGAAAATTTCAGGACTGGGGGAATGAATCTCCCCCCTTATCCCTCTCTTTAAATCTCCTTGCACAAGATATAGAAATAATGTGCAGGGCTGACAACCCATTCATTAGCATTACATAGAAAGGTAGGAAAACTATAAAGAGGAAATAGAGAAGAATAATCCCCCCTTCTTGTAACTCCGACTCCATCAGACTCTGAATAGGACTTGGCCTATTAACATGCTTGTTCCAAACTAATTGGGGGTCCTCAACAAGAAGCACTCCCCCttaggggatggggaatacaCTTCATATTATCACAGGTCCACATTTGTATATTCAGAATGAAAAatagtaaaaagtaaaaaaaatattctcaatGCTTATTTAATGAATATAATTATTTCACAGATTAATGGGATTAATTCTGCATCAATTCAGTATGAGATTGAACTGTGGTACTCAATTCCTTAATGTGAATATGTCTCCAGCGAGGTATATTCAATATATTagttaatcaataataataaataataataaaaatattttatttctaccccgcttgTTGTAAAgacaatcaaggcagcttacactgttaaaagaatacaccatatatacaaaatatccctcccccccttaaaaaagaattaaatagtttaaggttaaaattacatgaacaattaaaacaataacggtgggcagagtaatctaatatattgggggggggggtcgctACATGGCCgagtaatttattctgggaaggcctgccggaacagatccgtcttaacagctttcttgaagccaTCTAGATTGGCGATTTGACcaatctcgtctggcaggccattctgCATTCAACAATCTTTCATTGGATGTTCTCATTGGCAAATTTATACAAATTTGCATCTGGACTTGAACAATTGCCCAGAAGGGGTGTTTGATGCAATATTGAACCAATGTTAGAAAACTCTCAGCACCTCAGAGGTATGGAAGGCAGTTCACCATAGGCTTTGGAAGCAATGACTGGGTTCCTGAAGAAAAGATAGAAGCAAGGGAATAGAAGGGAAAGTAACTAAACAatagaagcaaaaaacaaacatgaaaactCCGATCTTGGAAATCTGGGTTCCACTGTAGTGTAAGTGGTGTGGGTAGATCACAGGAATTACTTTGTCAAGTGAAACATGGGAACATTTAGAGGCGACCAACACAGTGTCCCGCCATATTGCATTTCATAGatctctttggtccaaaacacactgcagaaataatccagctttaactgccctggctcagtgcttgagaatcctgggaattgtagtttattggggcaacagagctctctgacagagaaggctaaatgtctcacaaaactacagttctcagagtaCCCTAGTATTGAATGAGGATGAATACCATGAGTTTCTAGCAGAAGACACATTACATTGGTTGCtcgaaaaatgaaacaaaatacccACCACAGTTGAACTCAGTAAACGTCCATAAAGTCATATTCATTTGATCCCTTTGTCATTTTAGCTTGTACAGTAAAGAGCAACCAAGCTTGTTCTACTTAAACTTATGTGACAAGGTTCTCAATACAATATGGTAGgatataaaatattgtttttattttctgttgctcttttatttttgctttatagGCCTTGTAGTCTTACATTGTGGTCCAAATTTTATGTACTATACATAACAGCAAAATGCTAAGGGGCACAGTGCTCTGACTTGACACATTTTATGTAAACACCATACCACACCCCTGCAGACTGAGCTGGTCCTTCCAGGGATGACTGAAGGAGCTCTTGAAGTCTTCAGCAAACCAGTGCCGCCATCTAGTGTCCAACCTTTCTGAACATCATCCACTCTTAAGATGCCAGGGAGATATCTTCATTGGCCTcccaaaaatgtacaaaacacataatgcaagcttttgaagctccactggcttctttatcacttcctgttttgaaaaagGGTTTGTATGGGTCTCAGTAGTGAAAGGGCCctaaaaatatagcaaaatggcCAATAGCAACCCACTGAGAGGGGCACTATTGGCCATTGTGGGAtagaaaataaatgtaacaaaaattGAGGGGTGGGAGCATGAGGACCCTGGGAAGAATGTGAAAATATCCTGAGGAAGCCCATAAACCAAACTCTGACAATCCATGATGGAAAATTATATAATTGGGTTTCTGTGAGGTTCATGAAGCTTACATTCCCACAAGCTTTCACAAGATTCatgttttcttaaaaataatGTACAAAGGTCTATCTGAAAGTGGATGGAAGCATTCTGTGTGTTTGCTGTATTGTTTATGAATCAACGCAAGAGCTCATCAGGCAATGGCTGTATTTGTTTGATACTTCCAGGTGGGCAAAATCACCACAGGCTCTTGGACTAGGAAAACAGTTCATAATTTATTGTGAGAATACACACAGTTCTAGAGCCACTGTAAAAGCACAGTAAAATGTTCAAGATGGGTGGGATGGGATAAACCAGGTTCACATGACCCATCCTGTCCCAAAGGAACATTGCATACTACAGCCAGATAAAACAGCAGAAATAGGTACGGCTTGTTTCAGCTGCAGTATTCCTATATGATATACACTTTCTGATACCAAACCAAACCcacccttaaaaaaacaaaaaacaaaaaacaaaggatTATGAAGGCCAGAGTTGGATGAATTGCTCCTATACATGTCCTGTGACTGAAATATTTAGTAGACAGTATCCTAAAGAGAATACTAGGCAAGCATGGCTTATGATGGAGTCTTACAACTCTCAGTATTAGTGATGGCATAGAGTACTTTATGGAAACAAGCCCTCTGCCTGAATTGTAAGACAGAAGATACTTTTGCTCCATTCAGAAAAACTCTGAGCTATGTTGTTAAGCCTCTCCCTTGCTGTTGCTctgaaaatttattattatttttttattagagCTCAAGAGTTATAGtgccaaaaaggtaacttttcccagctctgatATCTGGCATATTCTGGACCAGGGCCCATCTAGGATGAAGTGTCCATTTGGATAGAATCAAAACTAATTAGTTAAGAGCTAAAGGAAGACCTTCTGAAAAGTCAGATAACCTTGCCAGGCAATCAGGAGTGAATACCTTACTTTAACCGCAAAGGCACACATAAATCATAGTAAAAGTGGGTGGTGACCTGTTGTAGGGAAAGATCAAGCCAGCTCTTCATGGGAGTTGTGCCAAATCATTAAATCAGTTGAGTAATGTAAGGGGCCAGGTGGAAACCAGTCTAGTTCCCCCGCAGGGTTCAATGAAGCAGGAGCATTAAAACTGCAGGGGCTCTGCCCACTCTGCACCACTAGAGGTCATCACAGAAACAGGCCAGCATTACAGGAGCAATTTTATAAAGGTGAAAACTATGACAAGGCAGCACTCCACTGTCCCATTGTGTTCTGCATCTCAGTCACTCAGAAGAAGATGCCTAGAATGCAACTTCTGTTCTCGACCCCTCCTTCAAGTTCACTGACACTGTTCCACAAGCATCCATTCTATCAATTAGATAAACTCGATTCCCTCATACTTGACAGAACCAATGCGTGTTTCTGGCAGCAGGCAACGACCATCCAGCATGAAAGCAGTGATGTACGTCGCCACGTGTCCAGCATCCTCCTCAGACTTCAATGCGACAATTATCTGGTCATCGGTGTCAGGTACAAACTTGAAAGAGGAGAAGCCATGAGTAGGGATGATATCACCAACATGGCTCACAGTGATACCGGCAAAGTCTGGTGTGGAACTGAGAAGTAAGTTAGTGCCACGATGCTCATCCTCCTGCTCATTGTAGCGCCCATGACTGGCACGGCGTGGCAGAAAGAACCAGCGTTGGAGTCTCTCACTCCAGGAGGCAGACTCATGGATCAAGTAACCTGGGTGACAGGGAGTAGGGGGAATGGAACAAAATGAGTTATTGGCAAGCATCGTACCAGAAATATGTATAAGAAAGATAGAGCAAGTCAGACTCACTGGGAAGAAAATGGGTAAAGGTCAGAACAGAATCAGGAAATGGAGACATGAAAATCTGGGAAAGGATAAACTATTATAGCCACTTGCCTTGACAGATCAATGTGAACAAGAACAAGGAGAAGGCCCTTATTTCCTATCCATTTCTCTTCATGGGCGTCCACATCCTGTCTCCTCAAATTTTTCATACCTCATTGCCTGCCTTTCTGTCCCCAAACCATCTGATCCTTAACAATAAAGCTTCAAATTCTCTCAAAATCGCAGTCTTGGAAGCAGAATGACACAAAGGACACAGATGCAAGCATGTTCAATCCTTCAGCCTAAGAACCTGTTCATTACTCACCTGGAGGTTTGATCCCAGCAGCTGTCCTGAGTGCATTGTAATTGGCCACCCAGTTCTCATGAGCCACATCACCTTTATAGCCGATGACTTTCACCCATTCAGGGTTTTCGTTTAGCACCTCTCCTGTGGTTGTTGTCCATTCCTTGCCCAAGCCTCCCACATATAGATGCTCATCCTTCACTGCCAGCCACTCTGCCTtaaaccctaaaaaaaaaaaaaggaaaaaaaaagtaaaggcaTGGTTCCAATCTAGAACGTACACCATGGCTACACAAATGTAGGTTAGTTCTGATTCCTCATAAAGAGGAAAGGTGTGTGCATTGAAATATTTCACTTCCCAGGACTCTATTTAAAAAATGGCCTAACTTCCCTTCCCTAGGTTACCTGAAGGACTATTTCTTCCAACCAGAAATTTCCGCCCCCTCCCACTTGGCTTTCTTCATCAAGGCTTTGTCACACATTCTAAAACTGGTTGAGATACACTGAAGGCCTTTGCAGTTATGGAATTCCAACCCTGAATGTGTCTGGATAACACCCTCTCTTTTGAAGACTTTATTACCATATCAACTTTTAAATCTGTCCCTTGGCTTTCTCCTCCTGACATGgttttgtatctttttttaactGGCTCATTTTAATGCTTGCCCCCTAATACTATTTTTACTGATTTCATGCTCTCAGATTTTGTTTCTTAAATGTactatactgttttaaaatgtattatatacTATATTTGGGTTATTTAATTTGTAAGTCAACTTGGAGGTATAAGTTTTTAAGGCCAAGAGGCAGGGTAAATAAGTATATTTTACTTGTCGGTGAAGTATAACAATGATAGCGACAGGTCTCTCAACTGAACATTAGCAAGGAAGACAAGTAATTGAATTAAGAAAATAGTTTAACCTCACCTGGAGAATACTGAAgaacaatggttctcaaccttagGTCCACCTGAAACACTGGACGTTTACCTCCCAAAGCCTCAGCCAGAACAGCCAATGGTCAGAGGTTTTGAGAGCTGAAGcagaaaacatctgaaagaccaaagGCTGAAAACCTTACTATAGGGAGCTTTGGGCCAGGTATATCTGGGACAGAAGACACAGTTATTCTGAGAATGCCCACAAATCTGGGGTGGCCCTAGCTACATTTGGGGCCTCAGGAGTCAGGATAGCATGGGTATAAGGAAATTCTCCAATTTAAGAAAAATCTGAGCTCACCCTTGCCAATGGAACCATCTCCATCAGACAAGATCACCCAAGGCACTACGTTCGTGCCATCAATCTGGTAGACTACACCAGTGCGATCATCTACAGCATAGAGCTTGCCGTTGAAAACTACCAGTTCTGAAAGCTCCATGCCACGTCCTTTCTCAGCCAGGTGAGATTCCAGTTTATAATCCTGGGTATCCCATTCAACAGAGACATGGTCTCCACTAGATGACAGCGTCAAGTAGCCTTTCTTCAAATAGCTAAACCAAGTATGCTCACTGGGACCCTTGGAGTTCGTGTCGAGGTCAGCAATGAGTCCAATGCGGTAGCGCACACCTTCTGGAATGCGCTGGGGTGGTGAAAGTGGGTAGGTGTCATTGTACCGTTCATTTGGCAGCACACTGAGCTGCCAGTTGTGAGCATTGGGAAGAACTGGCCTACTAGCCGAGGGTGAGCGCTGGAAGCAGAGAAGCAACAGGACAAGGACCAAGGCCA from Sceloporus undulatus isolate JIND9_A2432 ecotype Alabama chromosome 2, SceUnd_v1.1, whole genome shotgun sequence includes the following:
- the CANT1 gene encoding soluble calcium-activated nucleotidase 1, which translates into the protein MPVSTRPRLQWDESLNPLRISVGSLPVLASMTKAADPRFRLRWKAILATSLALVLVLLLLCFQRSPSASRPVLPNAHNWQLSVLPNERYNDTYPLSPPQRIPEGVRYRIGLIADLDTNSKGPSEHTWFSYLKKGYLTLSSSGDHVSVEWDTQDYKLESHLAEKGRGMELSELVVFNGKLYAVDDRTGVVYQIDGTNVVPWVILSDGDGSIGKGFKAEWLAVKDEHLYVGGLGKEWTTTTGEVLNENPEWVKVIGYKGDVAHENWVANYNALRTAAGIKPPGYLIHESASWSERLQRWFFLPRRASHGRYNEQEDEHRGTNLLLSSTPDFAGITVSHVGDIIPTHGFSSFKFVPDTDDQIIVALKSEEDAGHVATYITAFMLDGRCLLPETRIGSVKYEGIEFI